In one Pseudomonas sp. SCA2728.1_7 genomic region, the following are encoded:
- the lon gene encoding endopeptidase La: MSDQQEFPENPDDYTEAEHIEHTSSGKGLALPGQNLPDKVYIIPIHNRPFFPAQVLPVIVNEEPWAETLELVSKSEHHSLALFFMDTPQEDPRHFDTGALPQYGTLVKVHHASRENGKLQFVAQGLSRVRIKTWLKHHRPPYLVEVEYPHQPTQPTDEVKAYGMALINAIKELLPLNPLYSEELKNYLNRFSPNDPSPLTDFAAALTSATGPELQGVLDCVPMLKRMEKVLPMLRKEVEVARLQKEISAEVNRKIGEHQREFFLKEQLKVIQQELGLTKDDRSADLEQFEQRLEGKVLPAQVQKRLEEEMNKLSILETGSPEYAVTRNYLDWATSVPWGVYGEDKLDLKHARKILDKHHAGLDDIKDRILEFLAVGAYKGEISGSIVLLVGPPGVGKTSVGKSIAESLGRPFYRFSLGGMRDEAEIKGHRRTYIGAQPGKLVQALKDVEVMNPVIMLDEIDKMGQSYQGDPASALLETLDPEQNVEFLDHYLDLRMDLSKVLFVCTANTLDSIPGPLLDRMEVIRLSGYITEEKVAIAKRHLWPKLLEKAGVSKGSLSISDSALKALIDGYAREAGVRQLEKQMGKLVRKAVMKLIDEPKAVIKLGPKDLEASLGHPVFRNEQVLSGTGVITGLAWTSMGGATLPIEATRIHTLNRGFKLTGQLGDVMKESAEIAYSYVSSHLKQFGGDAKFFDEAFVHLHVPEGATPKDGPSAGVTMASALLSLARNQPPKKGVAMTGELTLTGHVLPIGGVREKVIAARRQKIFELILPEPNRGNFEELPDYLKEGITVHFAKKFADVAKILF, translated from the coding sequence ATGAGCGACCAGCAAGAATTCCCGGAAAACCCCGACGACTACACCGAAGCCGAACACATCGAACACACCTCCTCCGGCAAAGGCCTCGCCCTGCCAGGCCAAAACCTGCCGGACAAGGTCTACATCATCCCGATCCACAACCGCCCGTTCTTCCCGGCGCAAGTCCTGCCGGTCATCGTCAACGAAGAACCGTGGGCCGAAACCCTCGAACTGGTCAGCAAATCCGAACACCACTCCCTGGCCCTGTTCTTCATGGACACGCCCCAGGAAGACCCGCGCCACTTCGACACCGGCGCCCTGCCGCAATACGGCACCCTGGTCAAAGTCCACCACGCCAGCCGCGAAAACGGCAAACTGCAATTCGTCGCCCAAGGCCTCAGCCGCGTACGCATCAAAACCTGGCTGAAACACCACCGCCCACCGTATCTGGTGGAAGTCGAATACCCGCACCAGCCCACCCAGCCGACCGACGAGGTCAAGGCCTACGGCATGGCGCTGATCAACGCGATCAAGGAACTGCTGCCGCTCAACCCGCTGTACAGCGAAGAGCTGAAGAACTACCTCAACCGCTTCAGCCCCAACGACCCGTCGCCGCTGACCGACTTCGCCGCCGCGCTGACCTCGGCCACCGGCCCCGAGCTGCAAGGCGTGCTCGACTGCGTGCCGATGCTCAAGCGCATGGAAAAAGTCCTGCCGATGCTGCGCAAGGAAGTCGAAGTCGCGCGCCTGCAAAAAGAGATTTCGGCGGAAGTTAACCGCAAGATCGGCGAGCATCAGCGCGAATTCTTCCTTAAAGAGCAACTCAAGGTCATCCAGCAGGAACTCGGCCTGACCAAGGACGACCGCAGCGCCGACCTCGAACAGTTCGAACAACGCCTGGAAGGCAAAGTCCTGCCGGCGCAGGTGCAGAAGCGCCTCGAAGAGGAAATGAACAAGCTGTCGATCCTCGAGACCGGTTCGCCGGAATACGCGGTTACCCGCAACTACCTCGACTGGGCGACCTCGGTGCCGTGGGGCGTGTACGGCGAGGACAAACTCGACCTCAAGCACGCGCGCAAAATCCTCGACAAACACCACGCCGGCCTCGACGACATCAAGGACCGCATCCTCGAATTCCTCGCCGTCGGTGCTTATAAAGGCGAGATCAGCGGCTCCATCGTGCTGTTGGTCGGCCCGCCAGGCGTGGGTAAAACCAGCGTCGGTAAATCCATCGCTGAATCACTCGGCCGGCCGTTCTACCGCTTCAGCCTCGGCGGCATGCGCGACGAAGCCGAGATCAAGGGCCATCGCCGCACCTACATCGGCGCGCAGCCGGGCAAACTGGTGCAGGCGTTGAAAGACGTCGAAGTGATGAACCCGGTGATCATGCTCGACGAGATCGACAAGATGGGCCAGAGCTACCAGGGCGACCCGGCCTCGGCGCTGCTGGAAACCCTCGACCCGGAGCAGAACGTCGAATTCCTCGACCACTACCTCGACCTGCGCATGGACCTGTCGAAAGTCCTCTTCGTCTGCACCGCCAACACCCTCGATTCGATTCCGGGTCCGTTGCTCGACCGCATGGAAGTGATTCGCCTGTCGGGCTACATTACCGAAGAGAAAGTTGCCATCGCCAAGCGTCACCTGTGGCCGAAACTGCTGGAAAAGGCTGGCGTGTCCAAGGGCAGCCTGAGCATCAGCGACAGCGCGCTCAAAGCCTTGATCGACGGTTACGCCCGTGAAGCCGGCGTGCGTCAGCTGGAAAAGCAAATGGGCAAACTGGTGCGCAAAGCGGTGATGAAGCTCATTGATGAGCCGAAAGCGGTGATCAAGCTCGGGCCGAAAGACCTCGAAGCGTCACTCGGTCATCCGGTATTCCGCAATGAACAAGTGCTGTCTGGTACCGGCGTGATTACCGGTCTGGCCTGGACCAGCATGGGCGGTGCCACGTTGCCGATCGAAGCCACACGGATTCACACGCTCAACCGTGGCTTCAAACTCACCGGGCAACTCGGTGATGTGATGAAGGAATCGGCGGAGATCGCCTACAGCTACGTCAGCTCGCACCTGAAGCAATTCGGCGGTGATGCGAAGTTCTTCGACGAAGCCTTCGTCCACCTGCACGTACCGGAAGGCGCGACACCGAAGGACGGCCCGAGCGCCGGCGTGACCATGGCCAGTGCGTTGTTGTCTTTGGCGCGTAATCAGCCGCCGAAAAAAGGCGTGGCGATGACGGGTGAACTGACGCTGACCGGGCATGTACTGCCGATTGGTGGGGTTCGCGAGAAGGTGATTGCGGCAAGACGGCAGAAGATTTTTGAGCTGATCTTGCCGGAGCCGAATCGGGGGAATTTTGAGGAATTGCCGGATTATCTGAAGGAAGGGATTACTGTGCACTTCGCGAAGAAGTTTGCGGATGTGGCGAAGATCCTGTTCTGA
- a CDS encoding membrane-targeted effector domain-containing toxin has protein sequence MNPATAPTPEEIKNDLNAIGHHLFDTPTPLLPEQQPTTEEAFLKRLDQQLNTYRTSYLQRSRALFQALKNSDLQSDAGKQLIATLKVRLASQLINMDQSDRIDDKPAKTFLNHDAGFTAIGHEARQAVTDRLLHPQAGELLQKLDLAPILRPAMYALQFNYQRTTVELAGAFVVMEKDTRRVKDLQTDQSMGFALLFTPARGIEFFNSLADLDNQLRSSLNQASGSEEFMLMLPRRYHAVGAAGIWPLLLAPIDSKPLFEHTYDALIEKRTQDIERALSFADNPQQDPKQLLTALERAIAAALPDLTPRLALRAQTLFERHLRYSSPHWYRSASTAQKDALAEHLRNYQQARQHLLDLMEPVGSLTTLARQQWLERLSEDLEIDDLEPEKLSLSTDRRVPGYGVYVHQSSLLELSLRGPHTGDELPGSAFLKHTTLTYDGAPLPPAYVDVTPAWLIKQAVELQPRIDFHHLQKALQAKPAINPAIRQMLDQRIVALAHTAVLQGHLLDSDLQLIQRLRDGSDPRLRAATLSLHGAQLQDLWVLRHNDDSGALKRLLLCTPQAPRDQQFQAFDSERECQTHLLGWARHSDVAESMAGYLISRAPMRFRAKVRHVLAGLSFKPEALEHQKVTFDYADSHSDCLRTMAELVLATRIDDYDFCTPLWYRATTAANRRKLTTLSEDAEGALRAFNKHALSGSRFPAFDDYVHEQAKISLNRLLKRTTNDVDPDTVWAYSPTSLVRSWTPKPLTYTALYRDGYADGIGFLDDKFSRSARFRGPQGIDISNLTAQNVARSVTGVWIGQRYIAKVKAELQSSTSEGYDFRRNATLAITQRQMKSAALECQLQGHIASHDLQWLEQSIDSMAETSGSMRTKYPLQRLMIDGEWVLDAWLFSHGDNPVLLYTPETPDGVAWREARLFNYLLQQQSGMLEYLTLRVGVSARTRVRTHLENIRKGLPKDLNKTTPSPARYDSTRAVAAVSDLRTALYNMKLQRRIDDVNATTTSRAEMIAGLVWTSVEWIAAIATAPFPLLSLSTGLLLAFKDAMLALHAYRQGDHSEAFQHLLGYLFNSAGAVLTDLRPALRSLKPARRPLRQSTASASASSEQQNVMSVIDQVAPQPDWDDMRVVVFRHQLFFTANSPDALGRYLLYRSKPNSPDLVSTGILTVRNSDGMMVRSGMAGGAPKYQAVPETPGPYKVYGVERKYRQRVEAVMNPQTREDILMRGQDDIANSPYLIIAGVVNELASTRTAYLKQVEKLSADATAHFAELAPLPARAEVTPVGDDLSFARLLTSDAVKGKNLVIGAQPGSIASKQLLIDGVDQLVSTGFKRLYVEYLAGDVFNIKLEKMNKGGTWRHIKTHLEAVDRALGHEKNAPFSYLALVRAAREKGLKIHALDASTSYQLEGAMVLNDVSPLTPRSNSLRNFYSHKTLTADIADAPEERWVVLTEQSRMSTFNNTPGLADLHAAVAVRVEDVALDQPARIALDSAGAIAGDTAARGDYRVQWPTAYKAPQPVSRPAPIAPVVEHFSEYDIAPSMRDDIAQMLHQPYAMDSSYTPTVPREKRAFEAFIANRGRLEKKASDAFAHYTPPEAATLPTLTSDTTFEEFLRLLADGRLNLLIGEAHSHIASKALLKKHMKALKRAGYDTLYVEHLLTDLHQADLDIFYRTQRMPDRLKDYLRVQDLGHMPSHDGNDTYTEVCQAAAKYEIRIRALDCTASYHLKGVSDEAISRNEMFSYFASQVIEADQLAHGPHKWVALIGNAHTNYNLGVPGLADTLSAVSLQVRDTAPELARDIHRGAWEWWTANAAPIAGPCAAIS, from the coding sequence ATGAACCCCGCCACAGCTCCCACGCCCGAAGAGATCAAAAACGATCTCAACGCGATCGGCCATCACCTGTTTGATACACCAACCCCATTGCTTCCCGAGCAGCAACCGACCACCGAAGAGGCCTTTCTGAAACGCCTCGACCAGCAATTGAACACCTACCGCACAAGCTACCTGCAACGCAGCCGCGCGCTGTTTCAGGCGTTGAAAAACAGCGATCTGCAAAGCGATGCAGGCAAACAGCTGATCGCCACGCTGAAAGTCAGACTGGCCAGCCAACTGATCAACATGGACCAGAGCGACCGGATCGACGATAAACCGGCGAAAACCTTCCTCAACCATGATGCCGGCTTCACCGCCATCGGCCACGAAGCCAGGCAGGCTGTCACCGACCGCCTGTTGCACCCGCAAGCCGGCGAACTGCTGCAAAAGCTCGATTTGGCCCCGATACTGCGTCCGGCCATGTACGCGCTGCAGTTCAACTATCAACGCACCACCGTTGAGCTGGCCGGTGCCTTTGTTGTCATGGAAAAGGACACTCGCCGAGTCAAGGACTTGCAGACCGACCAGAGCATGGGTTTCGCCCTGCTGTTCACCCCCGCAAGAGGTATCGAGTTTTTCAACTCCCTTGCTGATCTCGACAACCAGTTGCGCTCGTCCCTGAACCAGGCCAGCGGTAGCGAAGAATTCATGCTCATGCTGCCGAGGCGCTATCACGCGGTGGGCGCAGCAGGGATCTGGCCGCTGCTGCTCGCACCCATCGACAGCAAACCCTTGTTCGAACACACCTACGATGCGCTGATCGAAAAACGCACGCAGGATATCGAGCGCGCCTTGAGCTTCGCCGATAACCCGCAACAAGACCCCAAGCAATTGCTTACAGCGCTGGAGCGCGCAATTGCTGCCGCACTGCCGGATCTCACGCCGCGTCTGGCATTACGCGCGCAAACCTTGTTCGAACGCCACCTGCGCTACAGCTCACCGCACTGGTACCGCAGCGCCAGCACCGCGCAGAAAGACGCACTGGCTGAGCATCTGCGCAACTACCAGCAGGCGCGGCAACACCTGCTCGACCTGATGGAGCCGGTAGGCAGCCTGACGACACTGGCCCGCCAGCAATGGCTGGAACGCTTGAGCGAAGACCTGGAAATCGACGATCTCGAGCCGGAAAAGTTAAGCCTTTCGACCGATCGCCGAGTGCCGGGCTACGGCGTTTACGTGCATCAATCCAGTCTGCTCGAACTGTCCTTGCGCGGCCCGCACACCGGCGATGAATTACCGGGCTCGGCGTTTTTGAAGCACACCACCCTCACCTACGATGGCGCGCCTCTGCCGCCAGCCTACGTTGACGTGACGCCGGCGTGGCTGATCAAACAAGCCGTGGAACTGCAACCTCGGATTGACTTCCATCACTTGCAAAAAGCGCTTCAGGCCAAGCCCGCGATCAACCCCGCCATCAGGCAGATGCTCGATCAACGTATTGTCGCCCTCGCTCACACGGCTGTGCTGCAAGGGCACTTGCTCGACAGTGACCTGCAATTGATTCAGCGCCTGCGCGACGGCAGCGATCCGCGCCTGCGCGCCGCCACCCTGTCGCTGCACGGCGCGCAGTTGCAGGACTTGTGGGTGCTGCGCCACAACGATGACAGCGGCGCGCTCAAACGGCTGTTGCTGTGCACGCCACAGGCGCCGCGGGACCAACAATTCCAGGCCTTCGACAGTGAGCGCGAATGCCAGACCCACCTGCTCGGCTGGGCCAGGCACAGTGATGTCGCCGAGAGCATGGCCGGCTACCTGATCAGCCGCGCGCCCATGCGCTTTCGCGCGAAGGTGCGTCACGTGTTGGCCGGGCTGAGTTTCAAACCTGAGGCGCTGGAGCATCAAAAGGTCACGTTCGATTACGCCGACAGTCATTCCGATTGCCTGCGTACGATGGCTGAACTGGTGCTCGCCACACGGATCGACGACTACGATTTCTGTACACCGCTGTGGTATCGCGCAACCACGGCTGCCAACCGCCGAAAGCTGACGACCCTGAGTGAAGACGCCGAAGGCGCCTTGCGCGCGTTCAACAAGCATGCCTTGTCGGGCAGCCGCTTTCCGGCGTTTGATGACTACGTGCACGAACAAGCAAAAATCAGCTTGAACCGCTTGCTCAAGCGCACCACCAACGATGTCGATCCGGATACCGTCTGGGCTTACTCGCCGACCTCCCTCGTGCGCTCGTGGACGCCAAAACCTTTGACCTACACAGCGCTTTATCGCGATGGCTACGCCGACGGCATCGGTTTTCTCGATGACAAATTTTCCCGATCGGCGCGCTTCCGAGGGCCGCAGGGCATCGATATCAGCAACCTGACCGCACAGAATGTCGCGCGCTCGGTCACCGGTGTGTGGATCGGCCAGCGCTACATCGCCAAGGTCAAGGCTGAACTGCAAAGTTCGACGAGCGAAGGTTACGACTTCAGACGCAACGCGACCCTGGCCATTACCCAGCGCCAGATGAAAAGCGCCGCGCTGGAATGCCAACTGCAAGGCCATATCGCCAGCCATGATCTGCAATGGCTGGAGCAAAGTATCGACAGCATGGCTGAGACGTCCGGGTCGATGCGCACGAAATATCCGCTCCAGCGCTTGATGATCGACGGCGAATGGGTGCTCGATGCGTGGTTGTTCAGCCATGGTGACAACCCGGTTCTGCTCTATACCCCCGAGACGCCCGACGGTGTCGCTTGGCGCGAAGCGCGGCTGTTCAATTACCTGCTTCAGCAGCAGTCCGGGATGCTCGAATACCTGACCTTGCGCGTCGGCGTCAGCGCCCGGACGCGGGTTCGCACGCACCTTGAAAACATCAGGAAAGGGCTGCCCAAAGACCTCAATAAAACCACACCCAGCCCTGCACGTTACGACTCGACCCGCGCGGTCGCGGCGGTCAGTGATCTGCGCACGGCCCTTTACAACATGAAGCTGCAACGGCGTATCGACGACGTTAACGCCACTACCACCAGCCGTGCCGAGATGATCGCCGGTCTGGTCTGGACCAGTGTCGAATGGATCGCCGCCATTGCCACGGCGCCGTTCCCGCTGCTGAGCTTGAGCACCGGCCTGCTCCTGGCGTTCAAGGACGCCATGCTCGCCCTGCACGCGTACCGTCAGGGTGACCACAGCGAAGCCTTCCAGCATCTGCTCGGCTATCTGTTCAACAGTGCCGGCGCGGTGCTGACCGACCTGCGTCCGGCGTTGCGTTCGCTCAAGCCCGCGCGTCGACCTTTGCGTCAGAGCACCGCCAGCGCCAGTGCCAGCAGCGAACAACAGAATGTCATGTCCGTGATCGACCAAGTGGCACCCCAACCTGATTGGGATGACATGCGCGTGGTGGTTTTCAGACACCAACTGTTCTTTACCGCGAACAGCCCCGACGCACTCGGGCGTTATCTGCTCTATCGGAGCAAGCCGAATTCCCCTGACCTCGTTTCTACCGGCATCCTGACCGTGCGCAATTCCGACGGGATGATGGTACGCAGCGGCATGGCCGGCGGCGCGCCCAAGTACCAAGCCGTGCCAGAGACACCCGGCCCCTACAAAGTCTATGGCGTGGAGCGCAAATACCGGCAGCGCGTCGAAGCAGTGATGAATCCGCAAACCCGCGAGGACATCCTCATGCGCGGTCAGGACGATATAGCCAACAGTCCGTACTTGATAATTGCCGGCGTCGTCAATGAACTTGCCTCGACACGCACCGCCTACCTGAAGCAGGTCGAAAAGCTCAGCGCAGACGCCACCGCGCATTTCGCCGAACTTGCCCCGCTGCCAGCCCGCGCCGAAGTTACGCCCGTCGGCGACGACCTGTCGTTTGCCCGGTTACTGACCAGCGACGCCGTCAAAGGAAAAAACCTGGTGATCGGCGCCCAGCCCGGTTCGATCGCCAGCAAACAACTGCTGATCGATGGTGTGGACCAACTCGTGAGCACAGGCTTCAAGCGACTTTACGTGGAATACCTGGCGGGGGATGTCTTCAATATCAAGCTGGAAAAGATGAACAAGGGCGGAACCTGGAGACACATCAAAACCCATCTTGAAGCCGTCGACCGTGCGCTGGGCCATGAGAAAAACGCGCCATTCTCTTATTTGGCACTGGTGCGTGCGGCTCGCGAAAAAGGTCTGAAAATCCATGCACTGGATGCTTCGACCAGCTACCAACTGGAAGGAGCGATGGTACTGAACGACGTCTCGCCATTGACCCCGCGCAGCAACAGCCTCAGGAATTTCTATTCGCACAAGACGCTGACCGCCGATATCGCCGATGCGCCTGAGGAACGTTGGGTGGTCCTCACCGAACAATCACGCATGAGCACCTTCAACAACACCCCCGGCCTGGCCGACCTGCACGCGGCCGTTGCCGTGCGCGTGGAAGATGTCGCACTCGATCAGCCGGCACGCATCGCCCTCGATTCAGCCGGTGCAATCGCCGGGGATACGGCCGCCAGGGGCGATTATCGGGTGCAATGGCCGACGGCGTACAAGGCGCCTCAGCCCGTCTCCCGGCCCGCACCGATTGCCCCCGTTGTCGAGCATTTCAGCGAATACGATATTGCGCCTTCGATGCGTGACGATATCGCGCAAATGTTGCATCAGCCCTACGCCATGGATTCAAGCTACACCCCGACCGTACCGCGTGAAAAACGGGCGTTCGAGGCGTTCATCGCCAACCGCGGGCGCCTGGAGAAAAAGGCCAGTGATGCTTTTGCTCACTACACGCCCCCCGAAGCGGCCACGCTCCCGACGCTCACCTCCGACACCACGTTCGAGGAGTTTTTGCGGCTGCTGGCAGACGGACGCTTGAACCTGCTGATCGGCGAGGCCCATTCCCACATAGCGAGCAAAGCGCTGCTGAAAAAGCACATGAAAGCGCTTAAGCGAGCCGGGTATGACACGCTCTACGTGGAACATCTGCTCACCGATTTGCACCAGGCCGACCTGGATATTTTTTATCGCACACAGCGCATGCCGGACAGATTGAAGGATTACCTGCGCGTCCAGGACCTTGGCCACATGCCCTCCCATGACGGTAACGATACGTACACAGAGGTCTGTCAGGCGGCGGCCAAATACGAAATCCGAATCAGGGCGCTCGACTGCACGGCGTCCTACCACCTCAAGGGTGTGTCTGACGAAGCTATCTCGCGAAACGAGATGTTCAGCTATTTCGCCAGCCAAGTGATCGAAGCCGACCAACTGGCACACGGACCGCATAAATGGGTGGCCCTTATCGGCAATGCCCACACCAATTACAACCTGGGTGTGCCGGGTCTGGCGGATACCCTCTCGGCGGTCAGTCTCCAGGTGCGCGACACTGCTCCGGAACTGGCCAGAGATATCCATCGCGGGGCGTGGGAGTGGTGGACAGCAAACGCGGCACCAATAGCCGGGCCTTGCGCAGCGATTTCCTGA
- a CDS encoding DUF6124 family protein, with protein MKKPTPNPPETDDTSPYESPDSKKFHEAAERALDHYLKPNALTLRFHKPSTMFQVAPEQDSESLLVHACESLAQASLMTSDIAAYIDLPQRRTILAIQQIIMLAELAVNRVLDNHEIPQSPTHS; from the coding sequence ATGAAAAAGCCGACACCCAATCCGCCAGAAACCGATGACACCTCGCCCTACGAATCCCCCGATTCCAAGAAATTCCACGAAGCCGCCGAACGCGCCCTCGACCACTACCTCAAACCCAACGCCTTGACCCTGCGCTTCCACAAACCCAGCACCATGTTCCAGGTTGCCCCCGAACAGGACAGCGAAAGCCTGCTGGTCCACGCCTGCGAATCCCTGGCCCAGGCCAGCCTGATGACCAGCGACATCGCCGCCTACATCGACCTGCCGCAGCGACGCACGATTCTGGCGATCCAGCAAATCATCATGCTCGCCGAACTGGCCGTGAACCGCGTGCTGGATAACCACGAAATCCCGCAATCCCCAACACACAGCTAA
- a CDS encoding glucose/quinate/shikimate family membrane-bound PQQ-dependent dehydrogenase, producing MSTESASSRGRLLPSLLGILLLLMGLAMLAGGVKLSMLGGSLYYLLAGIGIALSGILLLMRRRAALGLYAIVLFASTVWALWEVGLDWWQLVPRLALWFVLGFVMLLPWFRRPLLLNGPAPMGTGGLTVAVVLAGVTALASLFTHPGETFGELGRDTADTTSTAPAMPDGDWQAYGRTEFGDRYSPLKQITPANVGKLQEAWRIQTGDLPTADDPVELTNENTPLKANGMIYACTAHSKVLALDPDTGKELWRFDPQIKSPVGFKGFAHMTCRGVSYYDEAAYAKTENAASAVISEAGKAVAQACPRRLYLPTADARLIALNADTGKICEGFGNKGVVDLTQGIGPFTAGGYYSTSPAAITRDLVIMGGHVTDNESTNEPSGVIRAFDVRDGHLVWNWDSDKPDATEPLAPGETYSRNSANMWSLASVDEKLGMVYLPLGNQTPDQWGADRTPGAEKFSAGVVALDLATGKVRWNYQFTHHDLWDMDVGSQPTLLDMKTADGVKPALIAPTKQGSLYVLDRRDGTPIIPIKEIPVPQGAVKGDHTAPTQARSDLNLLAPELTEKAMWGASPFDQMLCRIQFKELRYEGQYTPPSEQGSLIYPGNVGVFNWGGVSVDPVRQMLFTSPNYMAFVSKMVPREQVAAGSKRESETAGVQPNTGAPYAVIMHPFMSPFGVPCQAPAWGYVAGIDLTTSKVVWKRKNGTSRDSSPIPIGFTLGVPSMGGSMVTAGGVGFLSGTLDQYLRAYDVNSGKELWKSRLPAGGQATPMTYTGKDGKQYVLLVVGGHGSLGTKMGDYVIAYKLPE from the coding sequence ATGAGCACCGAAAGTGCTTCGAGTCGGGGCCGTTTGCTACCGAGCCTGCTCGGCATTCTGCTTCTACTGATGGGCCTGGCCATGTTGGCCGGTGGGGTCAAGCTGAGCATGCTCGGCGGCTCGCTGTACTACCTGCTGGCCGGTATCGGCATTGCGCTGAGCGGCATCCTGTTGCTGATGCGTCGTCGCGCAGCGCTGGGCCTGTACGCCATCGTTCTGTTTGCCAGCACCGTTTGGGCGCTGTGGGAAGTCGGTCTGGACTGGTGGCAACTGGTGCCACGTCTGGCCCTGTGGTTTGTCCTCGGCTTCGTGATGTTGCTGCCGTGGTTCCGTCGTCCGCTGCTGCTTAACGGCCCGGCGCCGATGGGCACTGGCGGTTTGACCGTCGCCGTGGTGCTGGCCGGCGTCACCGCTCTGGCCAGCCTGTTCACCCACCCGGGCGAAACCTTCGGCGAACTGGGCCGCGACACCGCGGACACCACCAGCACCGCACCAGCCATGCCCGATGGCGACTGGCAGGCCTATGGCCGCACCGAGTTCGGTGACCGTTACTCGCCGCTGAAGCAGATCACCCCGGCCAACGTCGGCAAGCTGCAAGAAGCCTGGCGCATCCAGACCGGCGACCTGCCGACCGCGGATGACCCGGTCGAGCTGACCAACGAAAACACCCCGCTGAAAGCCAACGGCATGATCTACGCCTGCACCGCGCACAGCAAAGTGTTGGCCCTGGACCCGGACACCGGCAAAGAATTGTGGCGCTTCGACCCACAGATCAAGAGCCCGGTCGGCTTCAAAGGCTTCGCCCACATGACTTGCCGTGGCGTGTCGTACTACGACGAAGCCGCTTACGCGAAAACTGAAAACGCAGCCTCGGCGGTGATTTCCGAAGCTGGCAAAGCCGTTGCTCAGGCTTGCCCGCGTCGTCTGTACCTGCCAACCGCTGATGCTCGCCTGATCGCGCTGAACGCCGACACCGGCAAGATCTGCGAAGGCTTCGGCAACAAAGGCGTGGTTGACCTGACTCAAGGCATCGGCCCGTTCACCGCTGGTGGCTACTACTCCACCTCGCCAGCGGCGATTACTCGTGATCTGGTGATCATGGGCGGTCACGTCACCGACAACGAATCGACCAACGAGCCATCGGGCGTGATCCGCGCTTTCGACGTGCGCGACGGTCACCTCGTGTGGAACTGGGACAGCGACAAGCCAGACGCCACCGAGCCTTTGGCTCCGGGCGAAACCTACAGCCGCAACTCGGCGAACATGTGGTCGCTGGCCAGCGTCGACGAAAAACTCGGCATGGTTTACCTGCCACTGGGCAACCAGACGCCAGACCAGTGGGGCGCTGACCGCACCCCGGGCGCCGAGAAATTCAGCGCCGGTGTTGTAGCCCTAGACCTGGCCACCGGTAAAGTGCGCTGGAACTACCAGTTCACCCACCACGACCTGTGGGACATGGACGTTGGCAGCCAGCCAACCCTGCTCGACATGAAAACCGCCGACGGCGTGAAACCTGCGCTGATCGCACCGACCAAACAGGGCAGCCTGTACGTCCTCGACCGTCGTGACGGCACGCCGATCATCCCGATCAAGGAAATCCCGGTCCCGCAAGGCGCCGTCAAAGGCGACCACACCGCACCGACCCAGGCCCGTTCGGACCTCAACCTGCTGGCCCCGGAACTCACCGAAAAAGCCATGTGGGGCGCGAGCCCGTTCGACCAGATGCTGTGCCGCATCCAGTTCAAGGAACTGCGTTATGAAGGCCAGTACACCCCGCCGTCGGAACAGGGCAGCCTGATCTACCCGGGTAACGTCGGCGTGTTCAACTGGGGCGGCGTCTCGGTCGACCCGGTTCGGCAAATGCTGTTCACCAGCCCGAACTACATGGCCTTCGTGTCGAAAATGGTGCCACGCGAGCAAGTCGCCGCCGGCAGCAAACGCGAAAGCGAAACCGCTGGCGTGCAACCGAACACCGGCGCGCCCTACGCGGTGATCATGCACCCGTTCATGTCGCCATTCGGCGTACCGTGCCAGGCCCCGGCCTGGGGCTACGTCGCCGGTATCGACCTGACCACCAGCAAAGTCGTGTGGAAACGCAAAAACGGCACCAGCCGCGACAGCTCGCCAATCCCGATCGGCTTCACCTTGGGCGTGCCAAGCATGGGCGGCTCGATGGTCACGGCTGGCGGCGTCGGCTTCCTCAGCGGCACCCTCGACCAGTACCTGCGCGCGTACGACGTGAACAGCGGTAAAGAGCTGTGGAAATCGCGTCTGCCGGCTGGCGGCCAAGCGACGCCGATGACCTACACCGGCAAGGACGGCAAGCAATACGTGCTGCTGGTTGTCGGCGGTCACGGTTCGCTGGGCACCAAGATGGGTGACTACGTGATTGCGTACAAACTGCCGGAATAA